One region of Drosophila kikkawai strain 14028-0561.14 chromosome 2R, DkikHiC1v2, whole genome shotgun sequence genomic DNA includes:
- the LOC121503175 gene encoding uncharacterized protein, with protein sequence MERITALENELRQVKVLNMEPLCATSVAQTAHGFVLPGGSIHNVATASPFVGSYASMTPNGAQGANGPRRLPDLPVFGGQPEEWPIFNCAFVETTQAYNCTDLENNQRLLKALKDEARETVKSLLIHPGNVSAVMEQLRFRFGRPEQLIRSQLNSVREVPPISEQHLARIVPFATRVSNLTAFLQSAKAEQHLGNPTLMEELVAKLPTSKRVDWARHAASIEPFPTVAHFSTWLQEYANIVCTILDVEGKEPRRRVLHASVDQNGCEQRDDRHGGCPICGGQHATTSCREFIGASPSRRWSMVKRHRLCFTCLRIGHTARTCNGHGECRINGCR encoded by the exons ATGGAGAGGATTACGGCGTTGGAGAATGAGCTGAGGCAGGTTAAAGTCCTGAACA TGGAGCCACTGTGTGCTACGAGTGTTGCGCAGACGGCGCATGGATTCGTGCTACCGGGCGGGAGCATCCACAACGTGGCAACAGCATCGCCATTTGTTGGATCCTACGCCTCGATGACGCCGAATGGAGCCCAAGGAGCGAATGGGCCAAGAAGGCTTCCGGACCTGCCTGTATTTGGAGGGCAGCCCGAGGAGTGGCCTATATTTAACTGTGCATTTGTGGAGACGACCCAAGCATACAACTGCACAGACCTGGAGAACAACCAGAGGCTGTTGAAGGCGCTGAAGGATGAAGCACGCGAGACAGTGAAGTCGCTACTGATTCACCCTGGGAACGTCAGCGCCGTGATGGAGCAGCTGCGCTTTAGGTTTGGCCGACCGGAGCAGCTTATACGCAGCCAGCTGAACAGCGTGCGAGAGGTGCCGCCGATTTCGGAGCAGCACCTGGCGAGGATCGTCCCCTTCGCAACCCGAGTGAGTAACCTCACGGCCTTCTTGCAGTCAGCGAAGGCGGAGCAGCACCTGGGGAACCCCACCCTCATGGAGGAGCTAGTGGCAAAGCTTCCTACGAGCAAGCGAGTGGATTGGGCCAGGCACGCTGCATCGATCGAGCCCTTTCCCACTGTAGCGCACTTCAGCACGTGGCTACAGGAGTACGCAAACATCGTGTGTACGATTTTGGACGTCGAGGGAAAGGAGCCGAGGCGTCGAGTCCTGCATGCGAGCGTCGACCAGAACGGATGCGAGCAGCGGGATGATCGGCATGGAGGTTGTCCCATTTGTGGAGGGCAACACGCTACGACGAGCTGTAGAGAGTTCATCGGAGCTTCGCCATCGAGAAGGTGGAGCATGGTGAAGAGGCATCGGCTCTGCTTCACATGCTTACGGATTGGTCATACAGCTAGAACCTGCAATGGGCACGGCGAGTGCCGAATCAACGGATGCCGCTAG
- the LOC121503174 gene encoding uncharacterized protein — MHHRLLHGADEGRRWPEQQSGFRRHDGGNQQSAVSRRSPERRSSPRGGYRDHERSQQPAVLRNSLERRAPQPAEAPVQRNLSCIDAEGGRLLFRILPVTLYGAGRQVDTYALLDEGSSVTMIDDELWRDLGVRGEHRQLNIQWFGGKASREPTNVVSLEISGAGKPTRHALRNVYAVSSLSLPMQTLCRRDVQGVHKDARLPMKPYSNAVPKLLIGLDHGHLGLPLRTRRFAREGPYGAATELGWVVYGPVSGQSTTPSPRSCLLAVSMEDAMEKMVEDYFEMESFGVKLAPQVAASDDARAQRILEDTTVKVGRRYQTGLLWKDDHAVLPRSYEMAHRRLINVEKKLRRNGQLALEYDRIIKDYVSKGYARKLQPDEVAVKSDKLWYLPHFGVENPNKPGKVRLVFDAAAKVGGTSLNSALDKGPQHYKPLPAVLFHFREGAVGVCGDIKEMFHQVLIRPEDRCSQRFLWRDGNDDRDPDVYEMNVMTFGAACSPSTAHYVKTLNALKFRDSDPRAVKAIIDHHYVDDYVDSFATESEAIAVSTRVKEIHAEAGFELCQFSSSSPIVEAALGPPGRVKSVGWGEAEQKILGMRWQVATDDFRFNVEYHRVPESVLSGDRVPTKREYLSLLMSTFDPLGFLCCLMITAKLLLREIWRQKIQWDEPLPEEIGRAFAAWRRQMDAVGQFRCPRHYFGHGAVRTIELHVFVDASQSAFAAVAYWRVMYEDGKVLASFVCAKTKCAPMRTMSIPRLELQAAVLGTRLINTIKEEHSVDISETVLWTDSKTVLRWIGSTHRRYKQFVGNRVAEILESSEVSQWRWVPTADNAADDATRSQNKADLSPESRWLSGPAFLRQPASGWPVPEEGTERVPDASDDEEMPSEFALVATNEFVIPFQRFSSFSRLVRTTAWVLRFARWCRRQRSELEEYGLTAKEWEAAENLLVRQAQLESFPDEMRSAKHGKEVASSSEIRGLAPYMDEHGVLRVHGRVDAALCMPYSARRPVILSHRHSLTEMIVRHFHAQMKHQNVDATIAQIRTRFWVTKMRRMLKEVISSCYECKLQRTRPMPPIMAPLPEDRLEAGGWPFKYTGLDYFGPLLVTVARHREKRWVALFTCLTTRAIHLELAHDLSTDSCIIAIRNFVCRRGPVHRLRSDNGKNFVGADREARRFGDVFETERIQSELSSRSIEWVFNCPSNPSEGGVWERMVQCVKRVLRHTLKEVAPRDHVLESLLIEAENVVNSRPLTHLPVDADQEAPLTPNDLLKGAANLPNTPGLEAELPKEGSTRKQWRIARMLRDRFWRRWVLEYLPTLVRREKWCRRTEPIRQGDMVFVCDPALPRREWRKGIVEEVYSGADGVVRRASVRVSDNGLSRTMLRPVSKLAVLDLSEAVLHGVGDVDGQTL; from the coding sequence ATGCATCACCGTCTGCTACATGGAGCGGACGAGGGGCGAAGATGGCCGGAGCAGCAAAGTGGCTTCAGGCGCCACGACGGTGGGAACCAGCAGTCAGCAGTTTCCAGACGCAGCCCGGAAAGAAGGTCTTCGCCACGAGGTGGTTACAGGGACCACGAGAGGAGCCAGCAGCCGGCGGTTCTCAGAAATAGCCTGGAGAGAAGAGCCCCGCAGCCAGCGGAGGCACCTGTGCAAAGGAACTTAAGCTGCATTGACGCCGAGGGAGGCCGACTATTGTTCCGTATACTGCCAGTAACGCTGTACGGAGCTGGTCGCCAGGTAGATACCTACGCGCTTCTGGATGAAGGATCCTCCGTCACGATGATCGATGACGAGTTGTGGAGGGATCTGGGAGTGCGAGGCGAACATCGACAGCTTAACATTCAATGGTTTGGAGGAAAGGCCAGTAGAGAGCCCACCAACGTGGTGAGTCTAGAGATAAGTGGAGCTGGGAAGCCCACTCGCCACGCGTTGAGGAACGTGTACGCCGTTTCGAGTTTGAGTCTGCCGATGCAGACGTTATGTCGGCGAGATGTCCAGGGCGTGCATAAGGATGCGCGTCTGCCGATGAAGCCCTACAGCAACGCGGTGCCGAAGTTGCTCATCGGACTGGACCATGGACATTTGGGATTGCCACTTAGGACGAGGCGGTTTGCCAGAGAGGGACCGTATGGGGCCGCAACCGAGCTTGGATGGGTTGTGTATGGGCCGGTAAGTGGACAATCGACTACGCCGTCACCGAGGTCCTGCCTTCTAGCCGTGTCAATGGAAGATGCGATGGAAAAGATGGTAGAGGACTACTTCGAGATGGAAAGCTTTGGTGTGAAGCTCGCGCCACAGGTCGCAGCAAGCGATGACGCGCGGGCACAAAGGATCCTCGAAGACACCACGGTGAAAGTGGGGCGTCGCTACCAGACGGGACTACTCTGGAAGGACGACCACGCTGTGCTGCCACGGAGCTACGAGATGGCGCACAGACGGCTGATCAACGTAGAGAAGAAGTTGAGGCGCAACGGGCAGTTGGCGCTGGAATACGATCGTATTATCAAGGATTACGTGTCCAAAGGGTATGCGAGGAAGCTGCAGCCGGATGAGGTCGCCGTGAAGAGCGACAAGCTATGGTATTTGCCACATTTTGGTGTCGAAAACCCGAACAAGCCCGGTAAGGTCCGGCTTGTGTTTGATGCTGCAGCCAAGGTTGGAGGAACCTCTCTAAATTCGGCGCTGGACAAGGGGCCTCAGCACTATAAGCCCTTGCCAGCCGTGCTCTTCCATTTCAGGGAAGGAGCAGTCGGAGTCTGCGGTGACATCAAGGAGATGTTCCACCAAGTGCTGATCCGACCCGAGGATCGATGTTCCCAACGGTTCCTTTGGAGAGATGGCAACGACGATCGAGACCCGGATGTGTACGAGATGAACGTAATGACGTTTGGAGCAGCCTGCTCGCCGAGCACTGCGCATTACGTGAAGACGCTGAATGCCCTGAAGTTTCGGGATTCAGATCCGAGGGCAGTCAAGGCCATCATCGACCACCATTATGTTGATGACTATGTGGACAGTTTCGCTACAGAGAGCGAGGCTATTGCGGTATCTACCCGAGTGAAGGAGATACATGCGGAGGCTGGCTTCGAACTATGCCAGTTTTCATCCAGCTCACCCATCGTGGAAGCGGCGTTGGGACCACCTGGACGAGTCAAGAGCGTCGGATGGGGTGAGGCTGAGCAGAAGATCCTTGGAATGCGCTGGCAGGTAGCAACGGATGACTTCAGATTCAACGTGGAGTATCATCGAGTGCCAGAAAGCGTTCTAAGTGGAGATCGAGTCCCTACAAAGAGGGAGTATTTGAGCCTGCTGATGTCAACATTCGACCCATTGGGATTCCTGTGCTGCCTGATGATTACAGCGAAGCTGTTGCTGCGAGAGATATGGAGGCAGAAGATCCAGTGGGACGAACCACTACCGGAGGAGATAGGCAGAGCCTTTGCTGCCTGGCGCAGGCAGATGGACGCCGTGGGACAGTTCCGATGTCCTCGgcactattttgggcatggaGCAGTTCGGACCATCGAGTTGCACGTGTTCGTGGATGCGAGTCAATCTGCATTCGCGGCGGTGGCCTATTGGAGGGTCATGTACGAGGATGGCAAAGTGCTGGCTAGTTTCGTGTGCGCAAAGACGAAGTGCGCGCCGATGAGAACGATGTCAATCCCACGGCTGGAGCTGCAGGCAGCGGTTCTTGGAACCAGATTGATAAACACTATCAAGGAGGAGCACAGTGTGGACATCAGCGAAACGGTATTATGGACGGACTCAAAAACGGTGCTGAGATGGATCGGCAGCACCCACCGCCGGTATAAGCAGTTTGTTGGCAACCGAGTGGCGGAGATTTTGGAGTCGTCGGAGGTTTCCCAGTGGAGATGGGTACCTACAGCTGACAACGCAGCGGATGATGCGACGCGGTCGCAGAACAAGGCGGACCTTAGCCCGGAATCCCGGTGGCTAAGCGGTCCCGCATTTTTGAGGCAGCCAGCGAGCGGCTGGCCAGTGCCTGAGGAGGGAACTGAGCGTGTTCCGGATGCATCTGATGACGAGGAGATGCCGAGTGAGTTTGCATTGGTGGCCACAAATGAATTTGTCATTCCGTTCCAGAGATTCTCGAGCTTCAGCCGCCTGGTGAGGACCACAGCCTGGGTCTTGAGGTTTGCGCGTTGGTGCCGCAGACAGAGAAGCGAGCTCGAGGAATACGGACTCACTGCAAAGGAGTGGGAGGCCGCGGAGAACCTGCTGGTCAGGCAGGCCCAATTGGAATCGTTTCCCGATGAAATGAGGTCGGCGAAACACGGAAAGGAAGTCGCCAGCTCGAGCGAGATTCGAGGTCTGGCGCCGTACATGGATGAACATGGAGTTCTGCGAGTTCATGGCAGAGTTGATGCTGCGCTGTGCATGCCGTACAGTGCGAGGAGGCCTGTGATACTGTCACACAGGCACAGTCTTACTGAGATGATTGTGAGACACTTCCACGCCCAGATGAAGCATCAAAACGTGGATGCGACGATTGCTCAGATCCGGACGAGATTCTGGGTCACGAAGATGAGGCGCATGCTGAAGGAGGTGATCTCGTCGTGCTACGAGTGCAAGTTGCAGCGAACGCGGCCGATGCCGCCGATAATGGCACCCCTTCCAGAGGATCGATTGGAAGCGGGTGGATGGCCATTCAAATATACTGGATTGGACTACTTTGGACCACTGCTGGTGACTGTTGCCCGTCACCGAGAGAAGCGTTGGGTCGCCTTGTTCACGTGTTTGACGACAAGGGCGATTCATCTGGAGCTGGCGCATGACCTGTCGACGGATTCCTGCATAATTGCGATCAGGAACTTCGTCTGCCGTAGAGGACCGGTACATAGACTGCGGAGTGACAACGGCAAGAACTTCGTGGGAGCTGACAGGGAGGCCAGACGATTCGGAGACGTGTTCGAGACGGAGAGAATACAGAGTGAGTTATCCAGCAGGAGCATTGAATGGGTCTTTAATTGCCCATCGAACCCGTCCGAGGGTGGAGTATGGGAGCGGATGGTGCAGTGCGTCAAGCGAGTGCTGCGCCATACATTGAAGGAAGTCGCGCCGAGGGATCACGTATTGGAAAGTCTACTGATCGAGGCGGAGAATGTGGTCAATTCGCGTCCGCTCACCCACTTGCCGGTGGATGCGGACCAGGAGGCGCCGTTGACGCCAAACGACCTGCTCAAGGGAGCAGCTAACCTGCCGAATACGCCTGGTTTGGAGGCGGAGCTGCCCAAGGAGGGTTCTACGCGAAAGCAGTGGAGGATTGCTCGCATGCTGCGAGACCGTTTCTGGAGGAGGTGGGTCCTGGAGTACCTGCCTACGCTGGTGCGCCGCGAGAAGTGGTGCCGGAGAACGGAGCCCATCCGCCAGGGCGATATGGTCTTCGTCTGCGATCCTGCCTTGCCCAGACGAGAGTGGCGCAAGGGCATCGTGGAGGAGGTCTACAGCGGAGCTGATGGAGTCGTCAGACGCGCCAGTGTGCGCGTGAGCGACAACGGACTATCTCGGACAATGTTGCGGCCTGTCTCGAAACTTGCAGTTTTGGATTTGAGTGAAGCGGTTCTTCACGGGGTCGGGGATGTCGACGGCCAAACATTGTAA